In Pseudomonadota bacterium, a single genomic region encodes these proteins:
- a CDS encoding hydantoinase B/oxoprolinase family protein codes for MSGYDPIALGIHWDRLISIADEIVTALVRTSFSTNVRESYDLSCILFDAKGRALAQGAYSVPSFTGTAPLTMRHMLERFPPDTLAEGDIIATNDPWLGTGHLFDINVMRPVFKSGRLVGYTMSITHLPDIGGGGFSAAASEVYEEGLRLPVCRLAKAGRLNEELMEIIRTNVRVPEQTLGDIMANVACNEVGGRMLTEFMEEYAIADLAPLADAIIGFSEEAIRAELRRVPAGVYRNRIEVEGDQAPLTLAASVAIADGEASIDFAGSSPAVRAAINVPYCYTRAIAAYAIKCLTTPKIPNNEGSVRPILVAAPEGSVLNALPPSPTGGRHIIGHFINPLIFGALAPALPDRVQADSGMLNLINVQGTHPDGGGVSSIFFASGGFGALAGMDGWATTPSPSNMTGTPIEAWENLTGMTIERKALLVDSGGVGRYRGGLGQEIVLRNDSGGTMTVSILAGRTEFPPMGLNGGGPGRRREIQINGKTVHPKGRYRLEPGDVIATFEAGGGGYGPPERRAQDAILRDLAEGTVSEEAARRDYGHRPKKARRA; via the coding sequence ATGAGCGGCTACGATCCCATCGCGCTCGGCATCCATTGGGACCGGCTGATCTCGATCGCCGATGAGATCGTGACCGCGCTGGTGCGCACCTCGTTTTCGACCAATGTCAGGGAAAGCTACGACCTCTCCTGCATCCTCTTCGACGCCAAGGGCCGTGCGCTCGCCCAGGGCGCCTACAGCGTGCCGTCCTTCACCGGCACCGCCCCCTTGACCATGCGCCATATGCTCGAGCGCTTCCCGCCCGACACGCTGGCGGAGGGCGACATCATCGCCACCAACGATCCCTGGCTCGGCACCGGGCATCTCTTCGACATCAATGTCATGCGCCCGGTGTTCAAGTCCGGCCGGCTCGTCGGCTACACCATGAGCATCACGCACCTGCCGGATATCGGCGGCGGCGGCTTCTCGGCCGCGGCGAGCGAGGTCTATGAGGAGGGCCTCCGGCTGCCGGTCTGCCGGCTGGCGAAGGCCGGGCGGCTGAATGAAGAGCTCATGGAGATCATCCGCACCAATGTGCGCGTCCCGGAGCAGACCCTGGGCGACATCATGGCCAATGTCGCCTGCAACGAGGTGGGCGGCCGCATGCTGACCGAGTTCATGGAGGAGTACGCGATCGCCGACCTGGCGCCGCTGGCGGACGCGATCATCGGCTTCTCGGAGGAAGCGATCCGCGCCGAGCTTCGCCGCGTGCCGGCCGGCGTCTACCGCAATCGCATCGAGGTCGAGGGCGATCAGGCGCCCTTGACCTTGGCGGCGTCGGTGGCGATCGCCGATGGCGAGGCCAGCATCGATTTTGCCGGCTCGAGCCCCGCAGTTCGCGCTGCCATCAACGTGCCCTATTGCTACACGCGCGCTATTGCCGCCTATGCGATCAAGTGCCTGACCACGCCGAAGATCCCCAACAATGAAGGCTCGGTCAGGCCGATCCTGGTGGCGGCGCCGGAGGGCTCGGTCTTGAACGCGCTGCCGCCCTCGCCGACCGGCGGTCGGCACATCATCGGGCATTTCATCAATCCGTTGATCTTCGGCGCGCTGGCCCCGGCGCTGCCCGATCGCGTGCAAGCCGATTCCGGCATGCTGAACCTGATCAACGTGCAGGGAACCCATCCCGATGGCGGCGGCGTCTCCAGCATCTTCTTCGCCTCGGGCGGCTTCGGCGCGCTCGCCGGCATGGATGGCTGGGCCACCACGCCGTCCCCCTCGAACATGACCGGGACGCCGATCGAAGCCTGGGAGAACCTGACCGGCATGACCATCGAGCGGAAGGCGCTGCTCGTCGATTCCGGCGGGGTCGGGCGATACCGGGGCGGGCTCGGTCAGGAGATCGTGCTCCGGAACGATTCCGGCGGGACGATGACCGTGTCCATCCTCGCCGGCCGCACCGAGTTCCCGCCCATGGGCCTCAATGGCGGTGGGCCGGGTCGGCGGCGCGAGATCCAGATCAACGGCAAGACGGTGCACCCCAAGGGCCGCTATCGGCTCGAGCCAGGCGACGTGATCGCCACCTTCGAGGCCGGCGGCGGCGGCTACGGCCCGCCCGAGCGGCGGGCCCAAGACGCGATCCTGCGCGACCTCGCCGAGGGCACGGTCAGCGAGGAAGCGGCACGGCGCGACTATGGCCATCGGCCGAAGAAGGCGAGGAGGGCATGA
- a CDS encoding aminotransferase class I/II-fold pyridoxal phosphate-dependent enzyme — MAVLVDLRSDLLSPPTPSMIRAMSAAMRRPQVFGLREDKQQRALEERVADLTAMEDALLFPTCTMANQAAIQTLCRPGRTVLLDATSHIATSEAGGPAALAGLTLQPVPAERGRMDPAALAAALAAPADALRARPGLIVLENTHNRSGGGVLPPSYHRRVRRLAAGAGIPIHLDGARLFNAAVAAGRPVRDFTRPMTSVALSLNKGLCAPLGAMLAGPKGFIAEALAVRQRLGGGIRPTGAVAAAGLIAIETMIDRLGQDHANAKRLARALAEIGVACEDVETNLVVVLTEAFGIEAAASVRRLADAGLLALAFGPGRIRLAVHRGIGRREIERTVRAFASVARPVRGGKGRGR; from the coding sequence ATGGCCGTCCTCGTCGATCTCCGCAGCGATCTTCTGTCGCCGCCCACACCTTCCATGATCCGCGCGATGTCGGCGGCGATGCGACGTCCTCAGGTCTTCGGGCTGCGCGAGGACAAGCAGCAACGGGCGCTCGAAGAGCGGGTCGCCGATCTTACGGCCATGGAGGATGCCCTCCTGTTTCCCACCTGCACCATGGCGAACCAGGCGGCGATCCAGACCCTCTGCCGTCCCGGTAGAACCGTGCTGCTCGATGCGACGTCCCATATCGCCACCTCGGAAGCGGGCGGACCCGCGGCACTGGCCGGGCTCACGCTGCAGCCGGTGCCGGCGGAGCGGGGGCGCATGGATCCAGCGGCTCTCGCCGCGGCGTTGGCGGCACCCGCCGATGCGCTGAGAGCGCGGCCGGGCTTGATCGTGCTGGAGAACACCCACAACCGCTCCGGCGGCGGCGTGCTGCCGCCCTCCTACCATCGGCGCGTTCGCCGTCTCGCCGCCGGCGCCGGCATCCCGATCCATCTCGACGGCGCACGCCTGTTCAATGCCGCGGTGGCCGCCGGCCGCCCGGTCCGGGACTTCACCCGTCCCATGACCTCGGTGGCGCTCAGCCTCAACAAAGGCCTGTGCGCGCCCTTGGGAGCCATGCTCGCCGGGCCGAAAGGCTTCATCGCCGAAGCCCTCGCCGTGCGCCAGCGACTGGGCGGCGGCATCAGGCCGACGGGAGCGGTCGCGGCCGCCGGCCTCATCGCGATCGAGACGATGATCGACCGCCTCGGCCAGGATCACGCCAATGCCAAGCGTCTCGCCCGCGCTCTGGCCGAGATCGGCGTCGCCTGCGAAGACGTGGAAACCAATCTCGTCGTCGTCCTGACCGAAGCCTTCGGCATCGAGGCGGCCGCCTCGGTCCGGCGCTTGGCCGATGCCGGCCTGTTGGCGCTTGCCTTCGGTCCGGGGCGGATTCGCTTGGCGGTCCATCGCGGCATCGGGCGACGGGAGATCGAGCGCACGGTCCGCGCCTTCGCCTCCGTGGCGCGGCCGGTGCGCGGCGGCAAGGGTCGAGGCCGATGA
- a CDS encoding CocE/NonD family hydrolase has translation MSPVVVAHDVMMKMRDGVRLAADLYRPATPAGEPVEGRLPTILTRTSYDKANPVMQVEPVGMFFARHGYAVVIQDLRGRGHSEGVGDYHHRANPKEGPDGYDTIEWIAAQAWSDGKIGMVGSSHSGCVQNVAAIHRPPHLEALWVDAAPITGNGWESRQGGAMRLHMVPALFVHAHDAPEIRDDPAARKRIEDGAMNIRRLIETMPFKVGHTPLTAVPNLERVLMRYQENGVSDAWWTQEVMDQKSRLERYADVPTVFSTGWYDCFVAEVTDQFRRLARQNKSKLRLVVGPWNHTAMRSGSSVVGEVEFGKAASWGYRVYNAERLRWFDRWLKGRKNGVDGEAAVRLFIMGGGRGAKTARGHLHHGGAWRQEKTWPPKRAVPTQFYLRAGGALTTEAPSEKASSLTWTHDPSHPVPTVGAAIAPFFEWMPVPSGMDGAYLPPRARMRSVVPDGPMHQRERQDLIGCRAPYPLMSERHDVIVFQSEPLARAIEVTGPIHVHLFVASSAPDTDFTAKLLDVYPPSPDYPEGFHMNLADSILRMRFRSGLEREEMMKPGRVYEISIELPPIANLFEAGHRLRLDIASSNFPHFDVNPNTGEPLGRHTKLTRAQNTLHLGARRPSYVLLSIMPRR, from the coding sequence ATGAGCCCAGTCGTCGTCGCCCACGACGTGATGATGAAGATGCGCGACGGCGTGCGCCTTGCCGCCGACCTCTATCGCCCGGCCACGCCAGCGGGCGAGCCGGTTGAAGGCCGTTTGCCGACGATCCTGACGCGCACCTCCTACGACAAGGCGAACCCGGTGATGCAGGTGGAGCCGGTCGGCATGTTCTTCGCGCGCCACGGCTATGCCGTGGTGATCCAGGATCTGCGCGGCCGCGGCCATTCAGAAGGGGTCGGCGACTATCACCACCGCGCCAATCCCAAGGAAGGTCCCGACGGCTACGATACCATCGAGTGGATCGCCGCCCAGGCCTGGTCGGACGGCAAGATCGGCATGGTCGGCAGCTCCCATAGCGGCTGCGTGCAGAATGTGGCAGCCATCCACCGGCCGCCGCATCTCGAGGCGCTCTGGGTCGACGCAGCACCCATTACCGGCAATGGCTGGGAGTCCCGCCAGGGTGGGGCCATGCGTCTCCACATGGTGCCGGCCTTGTTCGTGCACGCCCATGACGCGCCGGAGATCCGCGACGATCCAGCCGCCCGCAAGCGGATCGAGGACGGCGCCATGAACATCCGCCGCTTGATCGAGACCATGCCGTTCAAGGTGGGGCACACCCCGCTCACCGCCGTGCCCAATCTCGAGCGGGTGCTGATGCGCTACCAGGAAAACGGTGTGAGCGACGCCTGGTGGACCCAGGAGGTGATGGACCAGAAGTCGCGCCTCGAACGCTACGCCGACGTGCCGACGGTGTTCTCCACCGGCTGGTATGATTGCTTCGTCGCCGAAGTGACCGACCAGTTCCGGCGTCTCGCGCGCCAAAACAAGTCGAAGCTGCGCCTGGTCGTCGGGCCCTGGAACCACACCGCCATGCGCAGCGGCAGCTCGGTCGTGGGCGAGGTCGAGTTCGGCAAGGCGGCCTCCTGGGGCTACCGCGTCTACAACGCCGAGCGGCTGCGCTGGTTCGATCGCTGGCTGAAGGGCCGCAAGAACGGCGTCGACGGCGAGGCGGCGGTCCGGCTTTTCATCATGGGCGGCGGCAGGGGGGCGAAGACCGCGCGTGGCCATCTCCACCATGGCGGTGCCTGGCGCCAGGAGAAGACCTGGCCGCCGAAGCGCGCGGTGCCGACACAATTCTATCTGCGCGCGGGCGGCGCCCTCACCACCGAAGCGCCGAGCGAGAAGGCCTCCTCACTCACCTGGACCCATGATCCGAGCCACCCGGTCCCCACCGTGGGGGCAGCGATCGCGCCGTTTTTTGAATGGATGCCGGTGCCTTCCGGCATGGACGGGGCCTATCTGCCGCCCCGCGCACGCATGCGCTCGGTGGTACCGGACGGACCGATGCATCAGCGCGAACGCCAGGACCTCATCGGCTGCCGTGCCCCCTATCCACTCATGTCCGAGCGCCACGACGTGATCGTGTTCCAGAGCGAGCCCTTGGCCCGCGCCATCGAGGTGACCGGGCCGATCCACGTGCACCTGTTCGTCGCTTCCAGCGCCCCCGACACGGATTTCACCGCGAAGCTCCTCGATGTGTATCCGCCGTCTCCGGACTATCCCGAGGGCTTCCACATGAACCTCGCCGATTCGATCCTGCGCATGCGCTTCCGCTCCGGCCTCGAGCGCGAAGAGATGATGAAGCCGGGCCGGGTCTACGAGATCTCGATCGAGCTGCCGCCGATCGCCAATCTGTTCGAGGCCGGCCACCGCCTTCGTCTCGACATCGCGTCCAGCAATTTTCCGCATTTCGACGTCAATCCCAACACCGGCGAGCCCTTGGGCCGCCATACCAAGCTCACGCGCGCCCAGAACACGCTCCATCTCGGCGCCAGGCGTCCGTCTTATGTGCTGCTGTCGATCATGCCAAGGCGCTGA
- a CDS encoding winged helix DNA-binding protein, which translates to MAKPSKPAQPGAKRRSAGSGTSQDLSEFEFGLIVTGNGFMRWVERCMAAAGENGLNYQDALVLHAVNHRARGKRLSEICMVMNLEDPHIVAYALKKLVARGLVQIQRQGREKHYASTRPGDALCQRYRRVRELHLVKSLAWIGGGHNAILDAASFLRAMSALYEQAARLATVANAPVPAAPE; encoded by the coding sequence ATGGCGAAGCCAAGCAAGCCTGCCCAGCCCGGGGCCAAGCGCCGCTCCGCCGGCTCCGGCACCAGCCAGGATCTGAGCGAGTTCGAGTTCGGTTTGATCGTCACCGGCAATGGCTTCATGCGCTGGGTCGAGCGCTGCATGGCGGCGGCCGGCGAGAACGGGCTCAACTACCAGGACGCGCTGGTGCTGCATGCGGTGAACCACCGCGCCCGCGGCAAGCGGCTGTCGGAAATCTGCATGGTGATGAATCTGGAAGATCCGCACATCGTCGCGTACGCCTTGAAGAAGCTGGTCGCCCGCGGCCTGGTGCAGATCCAGCGCCAGGGCCGCGAGAAGCACTACGCCAGCACGCGCCCGGGCGATGCGCTCTGCCAGCGCTATCGCCGCGTGCGCGAGCTGCATCTGGTGAAGAGCCTGGCGTGGATCGGCGGCGGCCACAACGCCATCCTCGATGCCGCGAGCTTCTTGCGCGCCATGTCGGCGCTCTACGAGCAAGCCGCGCGGCTTGCCACCGTCGCCAACGCCCCGGTGCCCGCCGCGCCGGAGTGA
- a CDS encoding ABC transporter substrate-binding protein has protein sequence MLSYRSSRLWSLSLFLALALAMPAEAQKRGGDFIAMVYGNANSIDPNFQASHISRSMLLGTYETLLAVDDNSTATPMLASGVEASPDGLTYRFQLRRGVKFHNGKEMTSADVKASLERFARVSPDRITMAPVVGIDAPDPYSLVIRLKQVSASFLDRLASATTPVAVIPAEEAGKDLNKTNAIGTGPFQFVEWVPDSHIKLKRFDDYQPNTAYAAPSGFGGKKTVYLDTATFRVTTEASARVAALESGQVHLAQDIPVPAAKRLADNAKLKIHQLKTFNMPVLFLNHAQAPTDNLKFRQAIQAGVDNGEAMAAATDGVFELDASWLWPGNAFSSDAGKDKYNQNNLARAKQLLAESGYKGEPMILAINNIGFHVKIGSVILENLKAIGINVQVERMEWPVMVDLASKDKGWNVATAGFSSQPLLGAYAYQPLFTGPTNWPHIKSDPPMEEAWAVFNTSLNLAERKSAWAKVQQRTYDQVYIVKLGNQPFLIGVSAKVGGYRPYIGAERLWDVWLE, from the coding sequence ATGCTGTCCTATCGATCGAGCCGCCTTTGGAGCCTGAGCCTCTTCCTGGCACTGGCGCTCGCCATGCCGGCTGAGGCGCAGAAGCGGGGCGGCGATTTCATCGCCATGGTCTATGGCAACGCCAACAGCATCGACCCGAACTTCCAGGCCTCGCACATCTCCCGCAGCATGCTTTTGGGCACCTACGAGACCCTGCTGGCGGTCGACGACAACAGCACGGCCACGCCGATGCTGGCGAGCGGCGTGGAGGCCTCGCCGGACGGCCTCACCTATCGCTTCCAGCTTCGCCGCGGCGTCAAGTTCCACAACGGCAAGGAGATGACGTCCGCCGACGTCAAGGCCTCGCTCGAGCGCTTCGCCCGGGTGAGCCCGGATCGCATCACCATGGCGCCGGTGGTGGGGATCGACGCGCCCGATCCTTACTCCCTCGTCATTCGCCTGAAGCAGGTGAGCGCCTCCTTCCTGGATCGCCTGGCCTCGGCGACCACGCCGGTTGCGGTCATCCCGGCCGAAGAGGCGGGGAAGGATCTCAACAAGACGAATGCCATCGGCACCGGCCCGTTCCAATTCGTCGAATGGGTCCCCGACAGCCACATCAAGCTGAAGCGCTTCGATGACTATCAGCCGAACACCGCCTACGCCGCCCCGAGCGGCTTCGGCGGCAAGAAGACGGTCTATCTCGACACGGCGACCTTCCGCGTCACCACCGAGGCGAGCGCCAGGGTGGCGGCACTCGAATCCGGCCAGGTGCATCTCGCCCAGGACATTCCGGTCCCGGCCGCCAAGCGGTTGGCCGACAATGCCAAGCTCAAGATCCACCAGCTCAAGACCTTCAACATGCCGGTCTTGTTCCTCAACCACGCGCAGGCACCGACCGACAACCTCAAATTCCGGCAAGCGATCCAGGCGGGCGTCGACAATGGCGAGGCGATGGCGGCGGCGACCGACGGCGTCTTCGAGCTGGATGCGTCGTGGCTGTGGCCGGGCAACGCCTTCTCCAGCGACGCCGGCAAGGACAAGTACAACCAGAACAACCTCGCCCGCGCCAAGCAGCTCCTGGCCGAGTCCGGCTACAAGGGCGAGCCGATGATCCTCGCGATCAACAATATCGGTTTCCACGTGAAGATCGGCAGCGTGATCTTGGAGAATCTGAAGGCGATCGGCATCAACGTGCAGGTCGAGCGCATGGAATGGCCGGTCATGGTCGATCTCGCAAGCAAGGACAAGGGCTGGAACGTCGCCACCGCCGGTTTCAGCTCGCAGCCGCTGTTGGGCGCTTATGCCTATCAGCCGCTGTTCACCGGCCCGACCAATTGGCCGCATATCAAATCCGATCCGCCGATGGAGGAGGCCTGGGCCGTCTTCAACACCTCGCTCAACCTGGCCGAGCGCAAATCCGCCTGGGCGAAGGTGCAGCAGCGCACCTATGATCAGGTCTATATTGTGAAGCTCGGCAATCAGCCGTTCCTGATCGGCGTCTCTGCCAAGGTCGGCGGCTACCGGCCCTATATCGGCGCCGAGCGGCTCTGGGACGTGTGGCTCGAATAG
- a CDS encoding hydantoinase/oxoprolinase family protein — MSHRIGIDIGGTFTDFALLDEASRHVATHKQLTTPADPSLAVLDGISVLIAKAGLKLSRIDSVVHGTTLVTNAIIERKGASTAMIVTQGFRDVLDIGFERRYDLFDLRLVFPLPVVPRRQRLELAERIGYDGKIRQPLDLATLETDLARLKRAGAIESVAVCLLHSYANPVHEQAIGAWLAERHPELRVSLSSAVFPLMREYERWTTTCLNAYVQPIVERYLDRLESGLARQGFRGRIYVMASNGGTLTAAVARRFPIRMLESGPAAGALMSARHGSALRESQVLAFDMGGTTAKGCVIRDGAPLKKYDFEVARAHEFKRGSGLPVKIPVIDMIEIGTGGGSLAQVDPRGVLRVGPESAGADPGPACYGRGGQRATLTDASLVLGYLDAGSFLGGRMAIDRSAAVRAISRDVAEPLGVDLARAAWGIQEVINEDVARAFRVHAAERGVDYRRCAMIAFGGSGPVHALRIARKLKIARVICPAGAGVMSAFGLLVSPLSFETFRSHRVGLERLTPDSFAQIFAALERSAALPLAEAGIEGRQIRMIRRLDMRYVGQGYEIEVLLPEAEPARLPARLAALFAAAYERVFRSSFAERPIEIVNWKVEAIGPDPAAADFRLEGGEAAKAAQKGVRPAYVPEAGGYRDCPVYDRYALVPGAVVIGPALIEERESTCVLGGGDRIEVDARLNLVAEMGIAA, encoded by the coding sequence ATGAGCCACCGCATCGGCATCGACATCGGCGGCACCTTCACCGACTTCGCGCTCTTGGACGAAGCCTCCCGGCACGTGGCCACGCACAAGCAGCTGACCACACCTGCCGATCCGTCCCTGGCGGTGCTGGACGGCATCTCCGTGCTCATCGCCAAGGCCGGCCTCAAGCTGTCCCGGATCGATTCCGTCGTGCACGGCACCACGCTGGTCACCAACGCCATCATCGAGCGCAAGGGCGCCTCCACCGCGATGATCGTGACCCAGGGCTTCCGCGACGTGCTCGATATCGGCTTCGAGCGCCGCTACGACCTGTTCGACTTGCGGCTGGTGTTTCCGCTACCCGTGGTCCCGCGCCGGCAGCGGCTCGAGCTCGCCGAGCGCATCGGTTATGACGGCAAGATCCGCCAACCTCTCGACCTGGCCACCCTGGAGACGGACCTGGCGCGCCTCAAACGCGCGGGCGCCATCGAGTCCGTCGCCGTCTGCCTGCTGCACTCCTATGCCAACCCCGTCCATGAGCAGGCGATCGGCGCCTGGCTCGCCGAGCGTCATCCCGAGCTCAGGGTTTCGCTCTCCTCCGCGGTCTTCCCGCTGATGCGGGAATACGAGCGCTGGACCACCACCTGCCTCAACGCCTATGTACAGCCCATCGTCGAGCGCTATCTCGACCGGCTGGAATCCGGGCTGGCGCGCCAGGGCTTCCGCGGCCGGATCTATGTCATGGCGTCCAATGGCGGCACCTTGACCGCTGCGGTGGCCCGCCGCTTTCCGATCCGCATGCTGGAATCCGGCCCCGCCGCCGGCGCCTTGATGTCGGCCCGCCACGGCAGCGCCTTGCGGGAGAGCCAGGTGCTCGCCTTCGACATGGGCGGCACCACCGCCAAGGGCTGCGTCATCCGCGACGGCGCCCCGTTGAAGAAATACGACTTCGAAGTGGCGCGCGCGCACGAGTTCAAGCGCGGCTCCGGCTTGCCGGTGAAGATCCCGGTCATCGACATGATCGAGATCGGCACCGGCGGCGGCAGCCTCGCCCAGGTGGACCCGCGCGGCGTGCTTCGGGTCGGACCGGAGAGTGCGGGCGCCGATCCCGGTCCCGCCTGCTACGGCCGCGGCGGCCAGCGCGCCACCTTGACCGATGCCAGCCTGGTGCTGGGCTATCTCGATGCCGGTTCCTTCTTGGGCGGCCGCATGGCGATCGACCGGAGCGCCGCCGTGCGGGCGATCTCCCGCGACGTGGCCGAACCGCTCGGCGTCGATCTCGCCCGCGCCGCCTGGGGCATCCAGGAAGTGATCAACGAGGACGTGGCCCGCGCCTTCCGCGTGCACGCGGCCGAGCGCGGCGTCGACTACCGGCGCTGCGCCATGATCGCCTTCGGCGGGTCGGGGCCGGTGCATGCCTTGCGCATCGCCCGCAAGCTCAAGATCGCCCGTGTCATCTGCCCGGCCGGCGCCGGGGTCATGTCCGCCTTCGGTCTCCTGGTGAGCCCGCTCTCCTTCGAAACCTTCCGCTCGCACCGGGTCGGGCTCGAGCGCCTGACGCCGGACTCCTTCGCCCAGATCTTCGCGGCGCTCGAACGGTCGGCCGCGCTGCCGCTCGCCGAGGCGGGCATCGAGGGACGCCAGATCCGCATGATCCGGCGCCTCGATATGCGCTATGTCGGCCAGGGCTACGAGATCGAGGTGCTGCTGCCCGAGGCCGAGCCGGCGCGGCTGCCGGCGCGCCTGGCGGCGTTGTTCGCTGCAGCCTATGAGCGGGTCTTCCGCTCCAGCTTTGCCGAGCGCCCGATCGAGATCGTCAATTGGAAGGTGGAGGCGATCGGACCGGATCCAGCTGCCGCCGACTTCCGGCTCGAGGGCGGCGAGGCGGCCAAGGCCGCCCAAAAGGGCGTTCGCCCGGCCTATGTGCCCGAGGCGGGCGGCTACCGCGACTGTCCGGTCTATGACCGCTACGCGCTTGTGCCCGGCGCGGTGGTGATCGGCCCGGCCTTGATCGAGGAGCGGGAATCCACCTGCGTCTTGGGTGGTGGCGACCGCATCGAAGTCGACGCGCGGCTCAATCTCGTGGCCGAGATGGGGATCGCGGCATGA